In the genome of Hymenobacter cellulosivorans, one region contains:
- a CDS encoding serine hydrolase domain-containing protein, with translation MKSTWLPLKELYLALATLLLLGLTARHTQAQALTAATRHRIDSVFARWDTSSSPGLVLGVVQHGQLIYQRAYGQADVARHQPLTTEHRFWVASMAKQFTAASIALLAEQGKLRLDDDIRRYLPELPYLGDTVRIRHLVHHTSGLRDGFTLIGLTLRGERHYTNANVLRLLSQQRGRNFRPGDRHEYNNGGYVLLAEIVARVSGQSFADFTTQHIFRPLGMSHTRFNGRISAAIPHLATGYTARHRKGQLHYRSQYFQGHTVGSSGLTTTLADLVRWDQNFYRNRLGQGRPELLRLLLTPGRLNDGTSTGYAFGLEVAPYRGSQPLPTVAPTPVTRPSWCACPSRS, from the coding sequence ATGAAATCTACTTGGCTTCCGCTTAAAGAACTGTACCTAGCGCTGGCAACGCTACTCCTTCTCGGCCTTACTGCCCGGCATACCCAGGCCCAGGCCCTAACCGCCGCCACCCGGCACCGCATCGATTCGGTGTTTGCCCGCTGGGATACTTCCTCGTCGCCGGGGCTGGTGCTGGGCGTAGTGCAGCACGGCCAACTCATCTACCAACGGGCCTACGGTCAGGCCGATGTGGCCCGTCATCAGCCCTTGACTACCGAGCACCGCTTCTGGGTGGCATCCATGGCTAAGCAGTTTACCGCCGCTAGCATTGCCTTACTCGCCGAGCAAGGCAAGCTGCGCCTCGACGATGACATTCGGCGCTACCTGCCCGAGCTGCCGTACCTGGGCGACACGGTACGCATCCGGCACCTGGTACACCATACCAGCGGGCTGCGGGATGGATTCACCCTAATCGGGTTGACGCTGCGCGGCGAGCGGCACTACACCAATGCCAACGTGCTGCGGCTACTCAGCCAGCAGCGCGGGCGCAACTTCCGGCCCGGTGACCGGCACGAATACAACAATGGCGGCTACGTGCTACTGGCTGAAATCGTGGCCCGGGTGTCCGGGCAGTCGTTTGCCGACTTTACTACCCAGCATATCTTCCGTCCGCTGGGCATGAGCCACACCCGGTTTAACGGCCGCATTTCGGCCGCTATTCCCCACTTGGCCACTGGCTACACCGCGCGTCACCGCAAGGGGCAACTCCACTACCGAAGCCAGTACTTTCAGGGCCACACCGTCGGCTCCTCGGGCCTGACCACCACGCTGGCTGATCTGGTGCGCTGGGACCAGAACTTCTACCGGAACCGCCTGGGGCAAGGCCGGCCGGAACTGCTGCGCCTGTTGCTCACCCCTGGCCGGCTGAACGACGGGACGTCGACCGGCTATGCGTTCGGCCTGGAGGTAGCTCCCTATCGGGGCAGCCAGCCGTTACCCACAGTGGCACCGACCCCGGTTACCAGGCCGAGCTGGTGCGCTTGCCCCAGCAGGAGCTGA
- a CDS encoding LytR/AlgR family response regulator transcription factor codes for MWLSSLFVAKPTPSRPSYRDQWVQLALIPLITGFSYYLTYNNIRLNWMMAYELFSDAFKILLVWQVARAVVVWLDGRQPWQRGLLPRLVRQVPLTCLAGTATLTGLVHLEYAFLRDYPMEHYWDFDLVIALIFLLLFNVIYTGLYYYDLYRRHHSLYQRSEAEKQALAEQIQGLQSQKDVIESPGLTPAPEHLVVKLGRRDIVVPYGDIRCCYSAEKETYLLTLDDRQYLLDQSLDRLTEQLPPALFFRANRQFLLSAKAVEQVQPDTHGKLLAQLTAAPRLPQHIVISRDRAPAFRQWLRGAALYDSSPK; via the coding sequence ATGTGGTTATCGTCGCTTTTTGTTGCCAAGCCGACGCCGTCGCGCCCGAGCTACCGCGACCAGTGGGTGCAGTTGGCGCTCATTCCGCTCATAACTGGGTTTAGTTACTACTTAACGTATAACAACATCCGGCTCAACTGGATGATGGCTTACGAGCTCTTCAGCGACGCCTTCAAGATTCTGCTGGTGTGGCAGGTGGCACGCGCCGTAGTAGTGTGGCTCGACGGGCGCCAGCCGTGGCAACGGGGCCTCCTACCACGTCTGGTTAGGCAGGTGCCGCTGACGTGCTTGGCCGGTACCGCTACCCTGACCGGACTGGTACACCTGGAGTATGCTTTCCTGCGCGACTATCCCATGGAGCACTACTGGGACTTTGACCTGGTTATCGCCCTGATTTTTCTGCTCCTATTCAACGTTATCTACACGGGCCTGTATTACTACGACCTATACCGACGCCACCATAGCCTTTACCAACGGAGCGAGGCAGAAAAACAGGCCTTGGCCGAGCAAATTCAAGGCTTGCAAAGTCAAAAAGACGTAATCGAAAGTCCTGGCTTGACACCCGCACCGGAGCACCTGGTGGTGAAGCTAGGTCGCCGCGACATCGTGGTGCCCTATGGCGACATCCGCTGCTGCTATTCCGCCGAGAAGGAAACCTACCTACTCACCCTCGATGACCGGCAGTACCTGCTGGACCAGTCGCTGGACCGCCTGACTGAGCAGTTGCCGCCCGCTCTTTTTTTCCGGGCCAACCGGCAGTTTCTGCTCAGCGCCAAAGCCGTGGAGCAGGTGCAGCCCGACACGCACGGCAAGCTACTGGCGCAGCTGACCGCCGCCCCGCGCCTGCCACAGCACATTGTCATCAGCCGCGACCGGGCTCCGGCATTTCGCCAGTGGCTACGGGGCGCAGCACTCTACGATTCGTCGCCAAAATAA
- a CDS encoding peroxiredoxin, with amino-acid sequence MAVLVGKRAPSFKATAVIDSEFEEDFSLDRYLGKKHVIFYFYPADFTFVCPTEIIAFQDRLADFEAKGVAIVGCSTDTHFSHFAWLQTPRDNGGIEGVTYPLVADATKTIASNFDVLGGHYDYNEAGEMTFVGSPLAYRGLFLIDKDGIVRHQVVNDGPLGRSIDEAMRMVDALQYFEAKGEVCPANWEEGKEAMHATREGVASYLGKQASH; translated from the coding sequence ATGGCAGTTCTCGTTGGCAAGCGTGCTCCTTCTTTCAAGGCTACGGCCGTAATCGACAGCGAATTCGAAGAGGATTTCTCCTTGGACCGCTACCTGGGCAAGAAGCACGTTATCTTCTATTTCTACCCCGCCGACTTCACGTTTGTGTGCCCCACCGAAATCATTGCGTTCCAGGACCGTCTGGCCGATTTCGAAGCCAAGGGCGTGGCCATTGTGGGCTGCTCGACCGATACCCACTTCTCGCACTTTGCCTGGCTGCAGACGCCCCGCGACAACGGCGGCATCGAGGGCGTAACCTACCCGCTGGTGGCTGATGCTACCAAGACTATCGCCTCGAATTTCGACGTGCTGGGTGGCCACTACGACTACAACGAAGCCGGCGAAATGACCTTCGTAGGCTCGCCCCTAGCCTACCGTGGCCTGTTCCTGATTGACAAGGACGGCATCGTGCGTCACCAAGTGGTAAACGACGGTCCGCTGGGCCGCAGCATCGACGAAGCCATGCGCATGGTTGATGCTCTGCAGTACTTCGAAGCCAAAGGCGAGGTATGCCCCGCCAACTGGGAAGAAGGCAAAGAAGCTATGCACGCCACCCGTGAGGGCGTAGCCAGCTACCTCGGCAAGCAGGCCTCGCACTAA
- a CDS encoding Fur family transcriptional regulator has translation MTPFSDHPEFPGCQPNRDELRQRLATAGLRATTQRILILESLVVLPGHPTAEQVHRQVAATEPTVSLGTVYKTLDSFVAAGLTKRVASAEGACRRYDSDCSAHHHLYCTDTKEIIDYSNPELDALIRDFFATRGLGNFQPHSFSLHIAGSRTSS, from the coding sequence GTGACACCTTTTTCCGACCATCCTGAGTTCCCCGGCTGCCAGCCCAACCGGGACGAGCTGCGCCAGCGCCTGGCCACAGCCGGGCTGCGCGCCACCACCCAGCGCATCCTGATTCTGGAAAGCCTCGTGGTGCTGCCGGGCCACCCTACCGCTGAGCAGGTACACCGGCAGGTAGCCGCTACCGAGCCGACCGTATCGTTGGGCACTGTGTACAAAACGCTGGACAGCTTCGTGGCTGCCGGCCTCACCAAGCGTGTGGCTTCTGCCGAGGGCGCTTGCCGCCGCTACGACTCCGACTGCTCGGCCCACCACCACTTGTACTGCACCGACACCAAGGAAATCATCGACTACAGCAACCCCGAGCTGGACGCGCTGATCCGCGACTTCTTTGCCACTCGCGGCCTGGGCAACTTTCAGCCCCACTCCTTTTCCCTGCACATCGCCGGCTCCCGGACCTCTTCTTGA
- a CDS encoding aspartate kinase, protein MQEPHLLQVYKFGGASVKDAAAIRNLTQIVREHAAQQQLLIVVSAMGKTTNALEEIFQLAFTGQDYAPPLATLRYFHLSVAQELFGGEAGEASQLHDLLEQLDQQLATLQKQPAPADAYDQHYDQVISFGELLATCIVARALEAQWLDCRPLLRTDHTWREGRIDWPTTEWNVRDQLPALLQRGPVVTQGFLGGTPNGQTTTLGREGSDYTAAIFAYCLQAKAVTIWKDVAGLLNADPKFFADTVRFPAISYQETIEMAYYGASVIHPKTIKPLAVRQIPLFVKSFLDPAAEGTRIGDGRHEPLAPAFIRKDGQCLISFESKDLTFISEENLQVIFGTLAQVRLKINMMQNSAISFSVCTDFSAYRLEKLLGQLRDQFTIHYNTELELYTIKNYDKASLQRLTTGRELLLEQRSRQTFQFVCRAVPVDGLI, encoded by the coding sequence ATGCAGGAACCCCATTTGCTCCAGGTATATAAGTTCGGCGGCGCCTCGGTAAAAGACGCTGCCGCCATCCGGAATCTAACCCAAATCGTGCGGGAGCACGCGGCTCAGCAGCAGCTACTCATCGTGGTTTCGGCCATGGGCAAGACCACCAACGCCCTGGAGGAAATCTTTCAGCTGGCCTTCACCGGGCAGGACTACGCACCCCCACTCGCTACGCTGCGCTACTTCCACCTGAGTGTGGCTCAGGAGCTGTTCGGCGGCGAAGCTGGGGAAGCTAGCCAGCTTCATGACCTGCTGGAGCAACTGGACCAGCAGCTAGCCACGCTACAGAAGCAACCCGCCCCGGCCGATGCCTACGACCAGCACTACGACCAGGTCATCAGCTTCGGCGAGCTGCTGGCCACCTGCATTGTAGCCCGGGCCCTAGAAGCCCAGTGGCTTGACTGTCGCCCCCTGCTGCGTACCGACCACACCTGGCGCGAGGGCCGCATCGACTGGCCCACCACCGAGTGGAACGTGCGCGACCAGTTGCCTGCCCTGCTGCAGCGCGGCCCAGTAGTAACCCAGGGCTTTCTGGGTGGCACGCCGAATGGCCAAACCACCACCCTAGGCCGGGAAGGCTCCGACTACACGGCCGCTATTTTTGCCTACTGCCTGCAGGCAAAGGCCGTGACCATCTGGAAAGACGTGGCCGGGTTGCTCAATGCCGACCCCAAGTTCTTTGCCGACACAGTGCGGTTTCCGGCCATCAGCTACCAGGAAACCATTGAAATGGCATACTACGGGGCCTCGGTTATTCACCCCAAAACCATCAAGCCCCTGGCCGTGCGCCAGATTCCGCTTTTCGTCAAGTCATTTCTGGACCCGGCGGCCGAGGGCACGCGCATCGGCGACGGGCGGCACGAGCCGCTGGCCCCGGCCTTTATTCGCAAGGACGGGCAGTGCCTGATTTCGTTTGAGTCGAAGGACCTGACCTTTATTTCCGAGGAAAACCTCCAAGTGATTTTCGGTACTCTGGCCCAGGTTCGGCTCAAAATCAACATGATGCAGAACTCGGCCATCTCCTTTTCGGTCTGCACCGACTTCTCGGCCTACCGCCTGGAAAAGCTGCTGGGCCAGCTGCGCGACCAGTTCACGATTCACTACAATACGGAGCTGGAGCTTTACACCATCAAGAACTACGATAAGGCCAGCTTGCAGCGGCTCACCACGGGCCGGGAGCTGCTACTTGAACAGCGCAGCCGCCAGACCTTCCAGTTTGTGTGCCGGGCCGTGCCAGTAGATGGGTTGATTTAG
- the fbp gene encoding class 1 fructose-bisphosphatase, producing the protein MDHNKLALPVGTTLDRFIMRKQEDFPYATGELSQLLRDIALAAKIVNREINRSGLIDIAGAYGNQNVQGEDQQKLDVIANIRFIRALRNGGEVCTIISEEDEDMIQTGNNQGKYVVAIDPLDGSSNIDVNVSIGTIFSIYRRVSPTGTEGTEQDCLQTGTHQVAAGYVIYGSSTMLVYTTGNGVNGFTYEHSLGEFFLSHPNISTPQTGAIYSINEGSSEYFSEGMAAFVTHCKQQGYSARYIGSLVADFHRNLLKGGIYMYPATKKAPNGKLRLMYECNALAFIVEQAGGKSSNGRSRTMEIEPKGLHDRSPLFIGSTELVEKAEEFLAAEYTDAVASL; encoded by the coding sequence ATGGACCACAACAAACTGGCTCTCCCCGTCGGTACCACCCTCGACCGATTCATTATGCGCAAGCAGGAGGACTTCCCCTACGCTACCGGGGAACTCTCGCAACTGCTGCGTGATATTGCCCTGGCAGCCAAGATTGTAAACCGCGAAATCAACCGTTCCGGTCTCATCGACATTGCCGGCGCCTACGGCAACCAGAACGTGCAGGGCGAAGACCAGCAGAAGCTCGACGTCATTGCCAACATCCGCTTTATCCGGGCGCTGCGCAACGGGGGCGAAGTCTGCACCATCATTTCCGAAGAAGATGAGGACATGATTCAGACTGGCAACAACCAGGGCAAGTACGTCGTGGCCATCGATCCGCTCGACGGCTCCTCCAATATCGACGTCAACGTCAGCATCGGCACCATCTTCAGCATCTACCGCCGCGTGTCGCCCACCGGCACCGAGGGCACCGAGCAGGACTGCCTGCAGACCGGCACCCACCAGGTAGCGGCCGGCTACGTGATTTACGGCTCCAGCACCATGCTCGTATACACGACCGGCAACGGGGTGAACGGCTTCACCTACGAGCACTCCCTGGGCGAATTCTTCCTTTCGCACCCCAACATCAGCACGCCCCAAACCGGCGCTATCTATTCTATCAACGAAGGCAGCTCGGAGTACTTCTCCGAAGGTATGGCCGCCTTCGTAACTCACTGCAAGCAGCAGGGCTACTCGGCTCGCTACATCGGCTCGTTGGTGGCCGATTTTCACCGCAACCTGCTCAAGGGCGGCATCTACATGTATCCGGCTACCAAGAAAGCCCCCAACGGCAAACTGCGCCTCATGTACGAGTGCAACGCCCTGGCTTTCATCGTGGAGCAGGCCGGTGGCAAATCCAGCAACGGCCGCAGCCGCACCATGGAAATCGAGCCCAAGGGCCTGCACGACCGGAGTCCGCTGTTTATCGGTTCCACGGAACTGGTCGAAAAGGCCGAGGAATTCCTGGCCGCTGAATACACCGACGCAGTAGCCTCGCTCTAG
- a CDS encoding DUF5606 family protein: MPYDLKEIAAISGMPGLYRLVRPTRAGVIVESLDERGTRSVASARNKVSLLQEISIYTQDYDQTVPLTEVFDRIYQKYGTDLTVTNKSDDRELATFMGEIIPDYDRQRVYMSDIKKLVTWYKAVSGRLEYQAADAEAGASPEEAADGQSNGQNQTATKESTEAGTQQDTPAADEALSTAGIIPTEQDSEAAGNPEAVTAAPAKKAKKKAE, translated from the coding sequence ATGCCCTACGACCTCAAGGAAATTGCCGCCATCAGTGGAATGCCCGGTCTGTATCGCCTGGTGCGTCCTACCCGTGCCGGCGTCATTGTAGAGTCGCTTGATGAACGCGGCACCCGCTCCGTAGCTTCGGCGCGCAACAAAGTTTCGCTGCTGCAGGAGATTTCCATTTACACCCAGGATTACGACCAGACGGTTCCGCTGACGGAGGTGTTTGACCGGATCTACCAGAAGTACGGCACTGACCTGACCGTTACCAACAAGTCGGACGACCGGGAACTGGCCACGTTCATGGGTGAAATCATCCCGGACTACGACCGGCAGCGCGTGTACATGTCGGACATTAAGAAGCTGGTGACCTGGTACAAAGCCGTAAGCGGCCGCCTCGAATACCAGGCTGCCGACGCCGAAGCCGGCGCCTCCCCGGAGGAAGCGGCCGATGGTCAGTCCAATGGCCAGAATCAAACCGCTACCAAGGAATCGACCGAAGCCGGCACCCAGCAGGATACGCCAGCAGCCGATGAGGCCCTGAGCACCGCTGGTATTATTCCGACCGAGCAGGATTCGGAAGCGGCTGGCAACCCCGAAGCCGTTACGGCAGCTCCGGCCAAAAAGGCGAAGAAGAAAGCGGAGTAA
- a CDS encoding energy transducer TonB, translating to MKKIPFILALALLAGTSTAFAQKTKVKVKTEGPTPEQTTPAATEAAPAAAPAPGHVGKSIPVAEYYEGGQEALYAFIEKELKYPVMARRNRIQGTCIVSFTLNTDGTMSGIKLVKNIGGGCGEEALRVTRLLKFNKPGYAVLTSLPIVFKLPAPGKEAAPAPTE from the coding sequence ATGAAAAAAATCCCATTTATTCTGGCCTTGGCCCTTCTCGCCGGTACGTCAACGGCCTTTGCCCAAAAAACGAAGGTTAAAGTAAAGACTGAAGGACCTACACCCGAGCAAACTACCCCCGCGGCGACGGAGGCCGCTCCCGCCGCTGCGCCGGCGCCGGGCCACGTCGGCAAGTCCATTCCCGTGGCCGAGTACTACGAGGGCGGGCAGGAAGCCCTGTACGCCTTCATCGAAAAAGAATTGAAATACCCAGTTATGGCGCGCCGCAACCGGATTCAGGGCACCTGCATCGTGAGCTTCACGCTGAACACCGACGGCACGATGTCGGGTATCAAGCTGGTGAAAAATATCGGCGGGGGCTGTGGCGAAGAGGCCTTGCGCGTAACGCGCCTGCTCAAGTTCAACAAACCCGGGTACGCCGTCCTGACCAGCCTGCCCATCGTATTTAAGCTGCCCGCTCCGGGCAAGGAGGCGGCTCCTGCCCCTACCGAGTAA
- the yihA gene encoding ribosome biogenesis GTP-binding protein YihA/YsxC, which translates to MIIREAKFMMSNSRVDQCPPPTLPEYAFIGRSNVGKSSLINMLTGHKGLAKTSSLPGKTQLINHFLINDNWYLVDLPGYGYAKVSKDSRATWGKMINYYMRNRENLACVFVLIDSRHAPLAPDLEFMEMLGAAGIPFVMVFTKADKQSSSRTQQNITAYLQKMQQSWDELPRHFITSAEEKTGREEVLAFIDEINRQLAQEAENA; encoded by the coding sequence ATGATTATCCGCGAAGCGAAATTTATGATGAGCAATTCGCGCGTGGACCAGTGTCCGCCGCCGACCTTGCCCGAATACGCCTTTATTGGCCGTTCCAACGTAGGTAAATCTTCGTTAATTAATATGCTGACTGGGCATAAAGGCTTGGCCAAAACCTCGTCTTTGCCGGGCAAAACCCAATTAATCAATCATTTCTTAATTAATGACAATTGGTACCTGGTCGATTTGCCCGGCTACGGCTACGCGAAAGTCAGCAAGGATTCGCGGGCCACTTGGGGCAAAATGATTAATTACTATATGCGCAATCGGGAAAACCTGGCGTGCGTATTTGTTCTGATTGACTCCCGCCACGCCCCATTGGCGCCCGACTTGGAATTTATGGAAATGCTCGGTGCGGCAGGTATTCCGTTCGTGATGGTTTTTACCAAAGCCGACAAGCAGTCGAGCTCCCGCACGCAGCAGAATATCACGGCCTACTTGCAGAAGATGCAGCAAAGCTGGGACGAGTTACCGCGTCATTTTATTACATCGGCCGAGGAGAAAACGGGCCGTGAAGAAGTGCTGGCTTTTATTGACGAAATAAACCGTCAATTAGCCCAGGAAGCGGAGAATGCGTAG